The Danio rerio strain Tuebingen ecotype United States chromosome 10, GRCz12tu, whole genome shotgun sequence genome contains a region encoding:
- the LOC141375004 gene encoding serine/threonine-protein kinase pim-2-like: MSSSSVLSAIQQYSDTMAFSKLINRLKKAFGVKCANEQPCEPLEPTGSTTENHRHLMTDDPAVAAGKQAGRQKKRKLKLSPIFFACFSRRRATVVDQLCVQEIHELHAEPISSSKFFCTAVSNLELEVLQPPALDAPADEDLDFKPEVNSFDSAVVIENDSAELHFTADNESSLSEDSLEQELDSPPSSPSDEDNESPVSQQLIKDDICDSALDENWNPLPDQVSQEDSAVKSTADDGTCLDNNDISCRYKLGKQLGEGGFGSVYEGIRIQDGLQVAVKFVQKTLNMQDVSSSCDQPLPLEITLANMASGGSRCSNIIQLLDWQVFENHYVMVMERPSPSMDLEAFLEVSGGVLSEKTAHTIMRQAVYAANVCCYRGVFHRDIKLQNLLVNPDTLEVKLIDFGCGDFMMESAYSIFSGTEAYIPPEFYEKGCYRAKPATVYSLGVLLFTMLHGEFPSAYDLYYLQHDWSKFTLSQECCDMMRACLHENPECRIPLEEMPYHDWSMLEF, encoded by the exons ATGtctagtagttcagtactttctgcgATTCAACAGTACAGTGATACAATGGCATTTTCAAAACTGATTAACCGTCTGAAGAAAGCGTTTGGTGTTAAGTGTGCGAACGAACAACCGTGTGAGCCACTCGAACCCACCGGCAGCACGACAGAGAATCACCGTCATCTGATGACCGATGACCCGGCCGTCGCTGCAGGAAAACAGGCAGGGAGACAGAAAAAGAGGAAACTCAAATTGTCTCCCATCTTCTTCGCCTGTTTTTCCAGAAGAAGAGCTACTGTTGTTG ATCAGCTATGTGTGCAGGAGATCCACGAACTTCACGCAGAGCCCATCAGTAGCTCTAAATTCTTCTGCACTGCTGTGAGCAACCTGGAGCTGGAAGTTCTCCAACCTCCAGCTCTTGATGCTCCAGCAGATGAAGATTTGGACTTTAAACCTGAAGTGAACAGCTTTGACTCTGCAGTGGTCATTGAGAACGACTCTGCAGAGCTTCACTTCACAGCAGACAACGAATCCTCCCTCAGTGAGGACAGCCTGGAGCAAGAGCTTGATAGTCCTCCAAGTTCACCATCCGATGAGGACAATGAATCTCCAGTGAGCCAGCAGCTCATAAAAGATGACATCTGTGACTCTGCCCTGGATGAAAACTGGAACCCTTTACCGGATCAGGTCTCACAAGAGGACTCTGCTGTGAAGTCTACAGCAGATGatgggacctgcttggacaata ATGACATCAGCTGCCGCTACAAACTCGGAAAGCAGCTTGGTGAAGGAGGTTTCGGCTCCGTGTATGAGGGGATTCGCATACAGGATGGTCTGCAG GTGGCAGTTAAATTTGTCCAGAAGACCCTAAATATGCAAGATGTCAGCTCT tcatgtgaccaGCCACTTCCTCTAGAGATCACCTTGGCAAACATGGCCAGCGGTGGCTCCAGGTGTTCGAACATTATTCAGCTTCTGGACTGGCAGGTCTTTGAAAACCATTACGTCATGGTGATGGAGCGGCCTAGTCCAAGCATGGACCTGGAGGCATTCCTTGAAGTCAGCGGAGGAGTCCTCAGTGAGAAAACAGCACATACCATCATGAGGCAAGCTGTTTATGCGGCCAACGTGTGCTGTTACCGCGGGGTGTTCCACCGGGACATTAAGCTTCAAAACCTGCTGGTGAACCCCGACACACTGGAAGTCAAGCTGATCGACTTCGGGTGTGGAGACTTCATGATGGAATCAGCCTACAGTATCTTCTCTG GCACAGAAGCGTACATCCCGCCAGAGTTTTATGAAAAAGGATGCTACCGGGCCAAACCAGCGACGGTCTATTCACTTGGGGTTCTTCTGTTCACAATGCTCCATGGAGAATTCCCATCAGCGTATGACCTGTACTACCTCCAACATGACTggtccaaatttaccctctctcaag AATGCTGTGATATGATGAGGGCTTGTCTGCATGAGAATCCAGAGTGCAGAATTCCTCTAGAAGAGATGCCTTACCACGACTGGTCCATGCTGGAGTTCTGA